From the Clostridium putrefaciens genome, one window contains:
- a CDS encoding DEAD/DEAH box helicase — translation MFNEGTSGKNHIKGERIIDNDLVSSIDIISEENLICVDGRVISESLFNKYKTIIEINAKNKSILSTFCSCADYEKNEFKKENYCCKHLVATFYKALKSLQTLKALNTEHPLLDSLYKDKSGVLDILLGDEKDKEEIKIEVYINKDQWSNGIKVEFKIGSKFARSSDLNVLKDVNQFLLAYYNNFPVIYSKTFTFHKKTQKLNVKDKRLIDFIENLWTLDKNTKGFKSSREKNIDVKYINIPEYMVRELFYIIKNHRVYLNEGFFSRPVETEIIIEDPEIRFELKDSKGNYTLKVTEGMPRILDSKNEVLLYGTNVYLPSFEFCYKIRPYFDIFSKAKIVTIPISEEETILRRLIPDLNSLSPMVSLSNSIQEKIVIDCCKFNFYFDRKDEIITLKVKVRYGAFEFNIFKDFTEKVIYRAIKKEEETIGIIKALGFEEVKGVFHFLKDDDYIFNFFKNDIERLQKIGEVYYSENFKGLKDIGTKGINAQISSGKYDYFDMDFNIGDISSKETMDIIRSFRDNLKYYKLESGEYLDLQELELNKFLKLLDSVSSFNVEGNHIQISKNKAVFLHSYIEENNIRYIKGKGELKKVKDKLKHIEKLTFNVPFELKGTLREYQKIGYNWLKTLDYLGFGGILADEMGLGKTIQIIVFLLSNKGSKSLIVAPTSLIYNWINEFHKFAPNLKVVAVNGPKEERESILENIEDVDVLITTYNLLKRDIDIFCNLEFDYCILDEAQNIKNYNSQNSIASKSINARTRFALSGTPLENSLMDLWSIFDFIMPGYLYDEKRFSVRYLKRLKEEPEVLEDLNRLIKPFILRRKKSEVLKELPQKIEKVLLVNLEEEQKKVYKAYADYVVQLIEKKVKDDEFKNSKIEILSYITKLRQLCLDPTVLISDYVGDSGKLIALLELIQGSIEEGHRILIFSQFTTVLKNIGKRIKAEGIDFNYLDGSISSEKRIELVNSFNEGRNPIFLISLKAGGTGLNLTSADTVIHFDPWWNPAVEEQATDRAHRIGQKNVVEVIKIIAKGTIEEKILSLQEEKKRLISEFIGDESSRGEGFSGLNEEELLGLFK, via the coding sequence AGCATCCTCTTTTGGATAGTTTATATAAAGATAAAAGTGGCGTTTTAGATATACTTTTAGGTGATGAAAAAGATAAAGAAGAAATTAAAATAGAGGTTTATATTAATAAAGATCAGTGGAGTAATGGTATAAAGGTTGAATTTAAAATAGGTAGTAAATTTGCAAGATCAAGTGATCTTAATGTGTTAAAGGATGTTAATCAATTTTTACTAGCTTACTATAATAACTTTCCAGTGATTTATAGTAAAACCTTCACATTTCATAAAAAGACTCAAAAATTAAATGTAAAAGACAAAAGGCTTATAGATTTTATAGAAAATCTTTGGACTTTAGATAAAAATACTAAGGGTTTTAAGAGTAGTAGGGAGAAAAATATAGATGTAAAGTATATAAATATTCCAGAATACATGGTTCGGGAACTTTTTTATATAATAAAAAATCATAGGGTGTATTTAAACGAAGGATTTTTTTCAAGACCAGTGGAAACAGAAATTATAATAGAGGACCCTGAAATAAGATTTGAATTAAAAGATTCTAAAGGTAATTACACATTGAAAGTCACTGAAGGTATGCCTAGAATTTTAGATTCTAAAAATGAAGTTTTATTATATGGTACAAATGTATATCTTCCAAGCTTTGAATTTTGTTATAAGATAAGGCCTTATTTTGATATATTTAGTAAGGCTAAAATTGTAACCATACCAATATCTGAAGAAGAGACCATATTAAGAAGGCTAATTCCAGATCTTAATTCATTATCACCTATGGTTTCATTATCAAATTCTATACAAGAAAAGATTGTAATTGATTGTTGCAAATTTAATTTTTATTTTGATAGGAAAGATGAAATTATAACACTAAAGGTTAAAGTAAGGTATGGAGCCTTTGAATTTAATATTTTTAAGGACTTTACGGAAAAGGTTATATATAGAGCAATTAAAAAGGAAGAGGAGACAATTGGAATTATTAAAGCTTTAGGATTTGAAGAAGTAAAGGGAGTATTTCATTTTTTAAAAGATGATGATTATATATTTAACTTTTTTAAAAATGATATAGAAAGGCTTCAAAAAATAGGCGAAGTTTATTACTCTGAAAATTTCAAGGGTCTAAAAGATATAGGAACTAAAGGCATAAATGCACAAATTAGTTCAGGTAAATATGATTATTTTGATATGGACTTTAATATAGGAGATATATCATCTAAAGAAACTATGGATATAATAAGATCATTTAGGGATAATCTTAAATATTATAAATTAGAAAGTGGGGAGTACCTAGATTTACAGGAACTAGAACTTAATAAGTTCTTAAAGCTTTTAGATTCAGTATCTTCTTTTAATGTAGAGGGGAACCATATTCAAATATCTAAGAATAAAGCGGTATTTTTGCATAGTTATATAGAAGAAAATAATATTAGATATATAAAGGGAAAGGGTGAATTAAAGAAGGTAAAAGATAAACTTAAACACATAGAAAAGTTAACGTTTAATGTGCCATTTGAATTAAAGGGAACACTTAGAGAATATCAAAAGATAGGTTATAACTGGCTTAAAACTTTAGATTACTTAGGATTTGGAGGGATTTTAGCTGATGAAATGGGTCTTGGTAAAACTATTCAAATTATCGTGTTTTTATTATCTAATAAGGGAAGTAAATCATTAATTGTAGCACCTACATCATTAATTTATAACTGGATAAATGAATTTCATAAGTTTGCACCAAATCTAAAAGTTGTGGCTGTTAATGGACCCAAAGAAGAGAGGGAATCTATTTTAGAAAATATAGAAGATGTGGATGTTCTAATAACTACATATAATTTATTAAAAAGAGATATAGACATTTTTTGTAATTTAGAATTTGATTATTGCATATTAGATGAAGCTCAAAATATAAAAAATTATAATTCTCAAAATTCCATAGCTTCAAAGAGTATAAACGCAAGGACAAGATTTGCGTTATCAGGTACTCCATTAGAAAATTCTCTTATGGATCTATGGTCAATATTTGACTTTATAATGCCAGGATATCTTTATGATGAGAAAAGATTTAGCGTGAGATACCTTAAAAGGCTTAAGGAAGAACCAGAAGTCTTAGAGGATTTAAATAGGCTAATAAAACCATTTATTCTTAGAAGAAAAAAGAGCGAAGTCTTAAAAGAATTACCACAAAAGATAGAAAAGGTGCTATTAGTTAACCTAGAAGAAGAGCAAAAAAAGGTCTATAAGGCTTATGCTGATTATGTAGTTCAGTTAATAGAAAAAAAGGTAAAGGATGATGAATTTAAAAATAGTAAAATAGAGATACTATCTTATATAACAAAACTAAGGCAACTGTGCTTAGATCCAACAGTACTAATTAGTGATTATGTTGGTGATAGTGGAAAGCTTATAGCCTTATTAGAGTTGATTCAAGGGAGCATAGAAGAAGGTCATAGAATACTTATATTTTCACAATTTACTACAGTGCTTAAAAACATAGGTAAGAGAATAAAAGCAGAAGGCATAGACTTTAACTATCTTGATGGATCTATATCTTCAGAAAAGAGAATAGAATTAGTAAATAGTTTTAATGAAGGAAGGAACCCTATATTTTTAATAAGCTTAAAAGCTGGGGGCACGGGACTTAATTTAACTTCGGCTGATACTGTAATTCATTTTGATCCTTGGTGGAATCCAGCAGTAGAAGAACAAGCTACAGATAGAGCTCACAGAATAGGACAAAAGAACGTGGTAGAGGTAATAAAGATAATAGCTAAAGGAACTATAGAAGAAAAGATTCTTTCATTGCAAGAAGAAAAGAAAAGACTTATATCAGAATTTATAGGGGATGAATCTTCTAGAGGAGAAGGATTTTCAGGTCTAAATGAAGAAGAATTATTAGGATTATTTAAGTAA
- the adhE gene encoding bifunctional acetaldehyde-CoA/alcohol dehydrogenase produces MLVTNSKELTERIRQLREAQKLFATYTQEEVDEIFRQAAMAANNARIKLAKMTVEETGMGIVEDKVIKNHFAAEYIYNKYKDMKTCGVIDKDNTFGITKVAEPIGVIAAIVPTTNPTSTAIFKTLIALKTRNAIIISPHPRAKKSTIEAAKIVLDAAVKAGAPEGIIAWIDEPSVELSQNVMRESDIILATGGPAMVKSAYSSGRPALGVGAGNTPAIIDETAHIKMAVNSILLSKTFDNGVICASEQSIVVMDSVYEEVKKELSLRGAYILKGEEVDKVRKIILNDKGGLNADIVGQSAFKIAEMAGVSVPKVAKVLVGEVDSVELEEPFSHEKLSPVLAMYKVKSFDESLTKAARLVELGGFGHTSILYTDQVKSTDRITQFGAAMKTARTLINMPASQGAIGDIYNFKLAPSLTLGCGSWGGNSVSENVGPKHLINIKSVAERRENMLWFRVPEKTYFKYGCLPIALQELHDLNKKKVFIVTDKVLFDLGYTHKVTDILDENKIDYKIFSDVEPDPTLKTAKKGAEEMLSFKPDVILSLGGGSPMDAAKIMWVMYEHPEIRFEDLAMRFMDIRKRVYKFPVMGEKAMMVAVPTSAGTGSEVTPFAVITDEETGIKYPLADYELTPDMAIVDAELMMSMPKGLTASSGVDALTHSLEAYVSVLASEYTNGMALESIRLIFKYLPDAYNEGTTNIKAREKMAHASSMAGMAFANSFLGVCHSMAHKLGAFHHIPHGIANALLINEVIKFNATDAPVKQAAFPQYKYPNAAWRYARVADYLGLGGNTIDEKVQLLIKAIDELKSKVNMPKTIAEAGVSSQKFYATLDDMVEQAFDDQCTGANPRYPLMSEIKQMYVDVFEGITSDTKGPKNTTKKK; encoded by the coding sequence ATGTTAGTAACAAACTCAAAGGAATTAACAGAGAGAATTAGACAGTTAAGAGAAGCCCAAAAGTTATTTGCCACATACACCCAAGAAGAGGTAGATGAGATATTTAGACAAGCTGCTATGGCCGCAAACAACGCAAGAATTAAACTAGCTAAAATGACTGTAGAAGAGACTGGTATGGGTATTGTTGAAGATAAAGTTATAAAGAACCACTTTGCAGCAGAATATATATATAACAAATATAAAGATATGAAAACCTGTGGTGTTATAGACAAAGATAATACCTTCGGTATTACTAAAGTGGCTGAACCTATTGGAGTTATAGCTGCCATTGTTCCAACTACTAACCCAACATCAACAGCAATATTTAAAACATTAATAGCATTAAAAACAAGAAATGCTATAATCATAAGTCCTCATCCAAGAGCAAAAAAATCTACAATTGAAGCTGCTAAAATAGTTTTAGATGCAGCAGTTAAAGCTGGTGCACCAGAAGGAATAATAGCATGGATAGATGAGCCTTCCGTTGAATTATCACAAAATGTAATGCGTGAATCAGATATAATCCTAGCTACTGGCGGACCTGCCATGGTTAAGTCCGCATATTCATCAGGTAGACCAGCTTTAGGTGTTGGTGCCGGAAATACCCCAGCTATAATTGATGAAACAGCTCACATAAAAATGGCTGTAAACTCAATATTACTCTCTAAAACCTTCGATAATGGTGTAATCTGTGCTTCAGAGCAAAGTATAGTTGTTATGGATTCAGTTTATGAGGAAGTAAAAAAAGAGTTATCCCTAAGAGGAGCTTATATATTAAAAGGTGAAGAAGTTGATAAGGTTAGAAAAATAATCTTAAATGATAAAGGTGGATTAAATGCCGATATCGTTGGACAATCAGCCTTTAAAATAGCTGAAATGGCTGGAGTTTCTGTACCAAAGGTTGCAAAAGTATTGGTTGGAGAAGTAGACTCAGTGGAACTTGAAGAGCCATTCTCACACGAGAAGTTGTCACCAGTACTTGCAATGTACAAAGTAAAATCATTTGACGAATCTTTAACAAAGGCTGCTAGACTAGTAGAATTAGGTGGATTCGGTCATACTTCTATACTTTATACAGATCAAGTTAAGTCAACGGATAGAATTACCCAGTTTGGAGCTGCCATGAAAACTGCTAGAACATTAATAAATATGCCTGCATCACAAGGAGCAATTGGAGATATATATAACTTTAAGTTAGCTCCATCTTTAACACTTGGTTGCGGATCTTGGGGTGGAAACTCTGTTTCAGAAAATGTTGGCCCTAAACACTTAATTAACATAAAAAGTGTTGCTGAGAGGAGAGAAAATATGCTTTGGTTTAGAGTTCCCGAAAAAACTTACTTTAAATATGGATGTTTACCTATAGCTCTACAAGAGCTACATGATTTAAATAAAAAGAAGGTATTTATAGTTACAGATAAGGTATTATTCGACTTAGGATATACTCATAAGGTTACTGATATATTAGATGAAAATAAAATAGACTACAAAATCTTCTCAGATGTTGAACCAGACCCAACACTTAAAACTGCAAAAAAAGGTGCTGAAGAAATGTTAAGCTTCAAACCTGATGTGATACTTTCATTAGGTGGAGGCTCACCAATGGATGCAGCTAAAATTATGTGGGTAATGTATGAACACCCAGAGATTAGATTTGAAGATCTTGCTATGAGATTTATGGATATAAGAAAAAGAGTTTATAAATTCCCAGTTATGGGTGAGAAGGCAATGATGGTTGCTGTGCCAACATCAGCTGGAACTGGTTCAGAAGTAACTCCATTCGCAGTTATAACTGATGAAGAAACAGGTATTAAGTATCCATTAGCGGACTATGAATTAACTCCTGATATGGCTATAGTAGATGCAGAACTCATGATGAGTATGCCAAAAGGATTAACAGCATCTTCAGGTGTAGACGCATTAACACATTCCCTAGAAGCTTACGTATCAGTACTTGCATCAGAATATACTAATGGTATGGCTTTAGAATCCATAAGATTAATATTCAAATACTTACCAGATGCTTATAATGAAGGAACAACTAATATTAAGGCTAGAGAAAAGATGGCTCATGCTTCCTCCATGGCTGGTATGGCTTTTGCGAATTCATTCTTAGGAGTCTGCCACTCAATGGCACATAAATTAGGTGCATTCCATCATATACCACATGGCATTGCTAATGCATTACTAATAAACGAAGTAATTAAGTTTAATGCTACAGATGCTCCTGTTAAGCAAGCAGCCTTCCCTCAATATAAATACCCAAATGCTGCATGGAGATATGCAAGGGTAGCTGATTACCTAGGTCTTGGAGGAAATACTATAGATGAAAAGGTTCAGTTGTTAATTAAAGCTATAGATGAACTAAAATCTAAGGTTAACATGCCTAAAACTATAGCAGAGGCTGGGGTATCATCACAAAAGTTCTATGCTACCCTTGACGACATGGTTGAGCAAGCCTTTGATGACCAGTGTACAGGTGCTAACCCAAGATATCCACTAATGAGCGAAATTAAGCAAATGTACGTAGATGTATTTGAAGGAATAACATCTGACACTAAAGGACCCAAAAATACAACTAAAAAAAAGTAA
- a CDS encoding PucR family transcriptional regulator, which translates to MTLCCRDLFQLKHFSKSVLLAGEGGLNREISWPYTRMTESISKWVHGGELLFVTYMGFEEDDDSLLMLLEESIEKKLSGVVVLINDKDRKSISKIIINRANEENLPLFTIPWDVKLIDIIQEIFLKIEQKREESKNAKHFLESLILSPSKQDEDIQTLAEFYNIKLRPFYYICIFKMEELLNTSDDMEDVSKYIVRSLVEGLNEENYTLIPMECANHMTGLIFANDYEEAKKSSDSVEAVFNFVSAKYPNAEISLSFSRIRGSKSEIKTSYKEAFKALSMLHIYNKDSRIIRYEELGIIRLLIELDDVRDIEKYCYENLGPILQYDEKHGMDLIGTLKCYFKNNRHLLKTSQELFIHRNTLLYRLSTMKDLLKRDLDDAMTDLELFNSILIYEFLNLKSHI; encoded by the coding sequence ATGACTCTTTGCTGCAGAGACCTATTTCAACTTAAACATTTTTCAAAGTCAGTGCTATTAGCTGGAGAGGGTGGGTTAAATCGTGAGATTTCTTGGCCTTATACAAGAATGACAGAATCTATTTCAAAGTGGGTTCATGGAGGGGAATTATTGTTTGTTACCTATATGGGATTTGAAGAAGATGATGATAGTCTTTTGATGTTATTAGAAGAGAGTATTGAAAAGAAACTTTCTGGTGTTGTGGTCTTAATTAACGATAAGGATAGAAAGAGTATATCAAAGATAATCATAAATAGGGCTAATGAAGAGAATTTACCACTTTTTACAATTCCATGGGATGTTAAGTTAATTGATATTATACAAGAAATATTTTTAAAGATAGAACAAAAAAGAGAAGAATCAAAGAATGCAAAACATTTTCTTGAATCTCTTATTTTATCACCGAGTAAACAAGACGAAGACATTCAAACATTAGCAGAATTTTATAATATAAAATTGAGACCATTTTACTACATTTGTATATTCAAGATGGAGGAGTTACTTAATACTTCTGATGACATGGAGGATGTAAGCAAGTATATAGTCCGCTCTTTGGTGGAAGGTCTAAATGAGGAGAATTACACCTTAATACCTATGGAATGTGCTAATCATATGACGGGACTAATATTTGCGAATGATTATGAGGAAGCAAAAAAGTCATCAGATTCTGTTGAAGCTGTATTTAATTTTGTAAGCGCAAAATACCCTAATGCTGAAATTAGTTTAAGTTTTAGTCGAATAAGAGGATCAAAATCAGAAATAAAGACGAGTTACAAGGAAGCATTTAAAGCCTTATCTATGTTACATATATATAACAAGGATTCAAGGATTATAAGGTATGAAGAACTAGGTATTATAAGGTTACTTATTGAATTAGATGATGTTCGTGATATTGAAAAGTATTGTTATGAAAATTTAGGACCTATTTTACAATATGATGAAAAACACGGTATGGATCTAATAGGAACTTTAAAATGTTATTTTAAAAATAATAGACATTTATTAAAGACATCTCAAGAACTTTTTATTCATAGAAACACATTGCTTTATAGATTGTCTACAATGAAGGATCTACTAAAAAGAGATTTAGATGATGCCATGACGGATCTAGAACTTTTTAATAGTATATTAATTTATGAATTTCTTAACTTAAAAAGTCATATATAA
- a CDS encoding DMT family transporter produces the protein MKTKGIILTMLSSITFGFAFTLGPMTYGAGGSNPVTLTFLRNFLSLPFLLLIVLFLKVDLKVTKAQLKNLVILGFIGNSITTLMLNIAFANIDVGIVTPIHFTYPMFVTLACVIFFHEKLSKQKIIALIIAMSGIGCFFFSALNSASFNSSTLIGLVLAVASGMFYAFYIIFMDKSGLKSESPFKITFYVALASSIGMFLYGNITSQLVLSTLTPKSWAISTIFAFLCTVVALSLLQVGINHIGASEAAVISTFEPITSVIFGALLLGEKITLIKIIACLLIFAGVLILSFSKDNDKGKTLA, from the coding sequence ATGAAAACAAAAGGAATAATTCTAACAATGCTATCTTCTATTACATTTGGATTTGCATTTACTCTTGGACCTATGACCTATGGCGCTGGGGGAAGTAATCCTGTAACCTTAACCTTTCTTCGGAACTTTTTAAGCTTACCTTTTTTATTACTTATTGTATTATTTTTAAAAGTTGATTTAAAAGTAACAAAAGCACAGCTTAAAAACTTAGTAATACTAGGGTTTATAGGTAATTCTATAACAACTCTTATGTTAAATATAGCTTTTGCTAATATAGACGTAGGCATAGTAACCCCAATACATTTTACTTATCCAATGTTTGTAACACTTGCTTGTGTCATATTCTTCCATGAGAAATTAAGCAAACAAAAGATAATAGCATTAATTATAGCTATGTCCGGTATAGGTTGCTTTTTCTTTTCAGCTCTTAATTCTGCATCATTTAATTCTAGTACGTTGATTGGATTAGTTTTAGCAGTAGCTTCAGGAATGTTCTATGCATTCTATATTATATTTATGGATAAGAGTGGTTTAAAAAGTGAATCTCCATTTAAAATTACATTTTATGTGGCATTAGCTTCAAGTATAGGTATGTTTTTATATGGTAATATTACAAGTCAACTTGTTTTATCTACATTAACACCTAAGTCTTGGGCTATATCTACAATATTTGCATTTTTATGCACAGTTGTTGCTTTATCCTTATTACAGGTTGGTATAAACCATATTGGAGCAAGTGAAGCAGCGGTTATAAGCACATTTGAACCTATAACTAGTGTTATTTTTGGGGCACTTTTACTAGGAGAGAAAATAACATTAATAAAAATCATTGCTTGTTTATTAATTTTTGCTGGAGTTTTAATATTGTCATTTTCTAAAGACAATGACAAAGGAAAAACCTTAGCCTAA
- a CDS encoding creatininase, which yields MYENFKMSNMTWQEFAKKKDDVIILPIGATEQHGPHLPTCVDAVLAEGFAYRIAEKVNGVVAPTLSYGYKSKPLSGGGPLFPGTIDLNGATLQALVMDILDEFVRDGFTKIFILSAHFENEAFVVEAMDLCSAKYGDKVQILLTNWWDPMSPHVIDEVFNEVPFPGWALEHAAVTETSLMMYFAPELVREDQILDTKNASPATYYRYPIEKGIVPETGILASAKSSSAEKGKIIVDNVIPNILKIMDEAFK from the coding sequence ATGTATGAAAATTTTAAAATGTCAAATATGACTTGGCAGGAATTCGCAAAGAAAAAGGATGATGTGATTATCTTACCAATAGGTGCTACAGAGCAGCATGGTCCTCATTTACCTACTTGTGTAGATGCTGTACTTGCAGAAGGATTTGCTTATCGCATAGCTGAAAAAGTAAACGGAGTAGTTGCTCCAACTCTTTCTTATGGTTATAAGTCAAAACCATTAAGTGGTGGTGGCCCATTATTCCCTGGAACTATTGATTTAAATGGAGCTACATTACAAGCTTTAGTAATGGATATACTTGATGAGTTTGTTCGTGATGGATTTACAAAAATCTTTATTTTAAGTGCCCACTTTGAAAATGAAGCCTTTGTTGTAGAAGCTATGGATTTATGTTCTGCAAAGTATGGTGATAAAGTTCAAATTCTTCTTACTAACTGGTGGGATCCAATGTCACCTCATGTAATTGATGAGGTATTTAATGAAGTACCATTCCCAGGTTGGGCTTTAGAGCATGCTGCTGTTACAGAAACTTCACTTATGATGTATTTTGCACCAGAGCTTGTTAGAGAAGATCAAATTTTAGACACAAAAAATGCTAGCCCAGCAACTTACTATAGATATCCTATAGAAAAGGGTATTGTTCCTGAAACTGGTATATTAGCATCCGCTAAATCATCTTCAGCCGAAAAAGGAAAGATAATTGTAGATAATGTTATTCCAAATATTTTAAAAATAATGGATGAAGCTTTTAAATAA
- the codA gene encoding cytosine deaminase, which yields MKSILFKNARLKGNETLVDLLVEDGVYKEIGSNISEKYKDVESFDLEGNLVIPPYVDPHIHLDYVYTARMPGASNGTGTLFEGIQRWSETKGNMTTEEIKGRARVALKKEILYGTQYLRTHVDVTDPKLTGLRAMMELKEEVKDLVDIQIIAFPQEGMYSYKDGDKLVEEALKMGADVVGAIPHFEFTREMGEKSVKKTVELAIKYNKLIDVHCDETDDEQSRFVELLAAESYMNGIGELTTASHTCAMGSYNNAYAFKLFKLLKLSKINFISCPTENIHLQGRYDTYPKRRGLTRVKELNDAGMNVCFAQDSISDPWYPLGNGNLMNILDAGIHICHMMSVEEINNALDLITVNGAKTLHIQDKYGIEVGKDANFIALNAKNEFDAILERVGVNCSVRKGEFLFKRAPEVINTSISLLK from the coding sequence ATGAAATCCATTTTATTTAAAAATGCTAGATTAAAAGGAAATGAAACATTAGTTGATTTATTAGTTGAAGATGGGGTATATAAGGAAATAGGTTCAAATATTTCAGAAAAGTATAAAGATGTGGAAAGCTTCGACCTAGAAGGAAATCTTGTTATTCCGCCTTATGTTGATCCACATATTCATTTAGATTACGTATATACAGCTCGTATGCCTGGTGCAAGCAATGGAACAGGAACTCTTTTTGAAGGTATTCAAAGATGGTCTGAAACAAAAGGAAACATGACAACAGAGGAAATAAAAGGACGTGCAAGAGTAGCGCTTAAAAAAGAGATCTTATATGGAACACAATATCTTAGAACCCATGTTGATGTAACAGATCCTAAACTTACTGGTTTAAGAGCAATGATGGAACTTAAAGAAGAAGTAAAGGATCTTGTTGATATACAAATTATAGCATTTCCACAAGAAGGTATGTATTCATATAAAGATGGAGATAAATTAGTAGAAGAAGCATTAAAAATGGGTGCTGATGTAGTAGGTGCTATACCTCACTTTGAATTTACAAGAGAAATGGGAGAAAAATCAGTTAAGAAAACTGTAGAGCTTGCTATTAAATACAATAAGTTAATTGATGTTCATTGTGATGAAACAGACGACGAACAATCAAGATTTGTTGAGCTTTTAGCTGCAGAGTCTTATATGAATGGAATTGGGGAGCTTACAACAGCAAGTCATACTTGTGCTATGGGTTCATACAATAATGCATATGCATTTAAGTTATTTAAACTTTTGAAGTTATCAAAAATTAACTTTATATCATGCCCAACTGAAAATATACATTTGCAAGGAAGGTATGACACATATCCAAAGAGAAGAGGACTTACAAGAGTTAAAGAATTAAATGATGCAGGAATGAATGTTTGTTTTGCACAGGATTCAATTTCAGATCCATGGTATCCATTAGGAAACGGAAACTTAATGAATATTTTAGATGCTGGAATTCACATTTGTCATATGATGTCTGTTGAAGAGATTAATAATGCACTAGATTTAATCACAGTAAATGGTGCAAAGACTCTACATATACAAGATAAATATGGTATAGAAGTAGGGAAGGATGCCAACTTTATAGCGCTAAATGCAAAAAATGAATTTGATGCAATACTTGAAAGAGTAGGAGTTAATTGTTCCGTTAGAAAGGGAGAATTCCTATTTAAAAGAGCACCAGAAGTTATTAACACAAGTATTTCTTTATTAAAATAA